One Pantoea eucalypti genomic region harbors:
- a CDS encoding MFS transporter — protein sequence MTAHNSVKQQASLSSTSAADERFDTPSGRKDFWRATFSCWLGTAMEYADFALYGLAAGIIFGDVFFPESTPAMALLSSFATWSVGFVARPIGALFFGWLGDRKGRKVVMISTIILMGASTTFIGLIPGYASIGVWAPACLVLLRFTQGFGAGAELSGGTVMLGEYAPTERRGLVSSVIALGSNSGTLLASLVWLLVVQMDQQSLLEWGWRIPFLSSALIALVALWIRRHLRETPVFERRKAEMEAERAGMKAASVVDQRPFFQRTRAFWTMVGLRIGENGPSYLAQGFIVGYVAKVLMVDKSVPTTAVFLASLLGFLIIPLAGWLSDRFGRRIVYRVFCLLLMFYAWPAFTLLDTREPMLVIPVIVVGMALASLGIFGVQAAWGVEMFGVHHRYTKMAVAKELGSILSGGTAPLVAAAMLSYTGHWWPIAVYFSAMAAIGFFTTFVAPETRGRNLNLPEDAI from the coding sequence ATGACGGCACACAATTCCGTTAAGCAGCAGGCATCACTGTCATCCACTTCAGCCGCCGATGAGCGGTTTGACACCCCTTCAGGCCGCAAAGATTTCTGGCGCGCCACTTTCTCATGCTGGCTCGGAACGGCAATGGAGTACGCGGATTTCGCGCTCTATGGCCTGGCTGCCGGTATCATCTTTGGCGACGTCTTCTTTCCCGAATCAACCCCAGCCATGGCGCTGCTCTCCAGCTTCGCGACCTGGTCAGTCGGCTTTGTTGCCCGGCCCATCGGCGCGTTGTTTTTTGGCTGGCTCGGCGATCGCAAAGGCCGAAAGGTCGTCATGATCTCCACCATTATTCTGATGGGTGCTTCCACAACCTTTATCGGCTTAATCCCGGGCTACGCCTCTATTGGCGTATGGGCGCCTGCCTGCCTGGTTCTGCTCCGCTTTACACAGGGATTCGGCGCGGGTGCGGAGTTATCGGGCGGCACGGTGATGCTGGGCGAATATGCGCCGACAGAGCGCCGCGGACTGGTCTCTTCTGTGATCGCGCTGGGTTCCAATAGTGGCACGCTGCTGGCTTCGCTGGTCTGGCTGCTGGTGGTGCAGATGGATCAGCAGAGCCTGCTGGAGTGGGGCTGGCGTATTCCTTTCCTCAGCAGTGCGCTGATTGCACTGGTTGCATTGTGGATTCGCCGTCATTTGCGAGAGACGCCGGTGTTTGAGCGCAGAAAAGCGGAGATGGAAGCGGAACGTGCTGGCATGAAGGCAGCGTCGGTGGTCGATCAGCGGCCTTTCTTCCAGCGTACCCGCGCTTTCTGGACCATGGTTGGCCTGCGCATCGGCGAAAACGGCCCTTCCTATCTGGCGCAAGGCTTCATCGTGGGTTACGTCGCAAAAGTGCTGATGGTGGATAAGTCTGTACCGACCACCGCCGTGTTTCTCGCGTCGCTGCTGGGCTTCCTGATCATTCCTTTAGCGGGCTGGCTTTCTGACCGCTTTGGTCGCCGGATCGTGTATCGCGTTTTCTGTCTGTTGCTGATGTTTTACGCCTGGCCTGCTTTTACGCTGCTGGATACCCGTGAACCGATGCTGGTGATTCCGGTAATCGTGGTCGGTATGGCGCTGGCGTCACTGGGTATTTTTGGCGTGCAGGCGGCCTGGGGTGTCGAGATGTTCGGTGTTCATCATCGCTATACCAAAATGGCGGTGGCTAAAGAACTGGGCTCGATTTTGTCCGGCGGCACCGCACCGCTTGTTGCCGCTGCTATGCTTTCTTATACCGGTCACTGGTGGCCGATTGCAGTCTATTTCTCGGCAATGGCCGCCATTGGATTCTTTACTACCTTTGTCGCGCCTGAGACGCGAGGGCGAAATCTGAATCTGCCTGAAGATGCCATCTAG